The Terriglobia bacterium genome includes a region encoding these proteins:
- a CDS encoding SCO family protein encodes MRPKNWASLAGVAAVILAAAILMSVGPAPAAAQSHWGANYFPNVELTDQNGNVHHFYDDLLKGKIVVIEQFYTHCVDICPLETARLAQVQKMLGDRVGQDIFFYSISIDPKRDTPEVMKDYAEKYHAGPGWLFLTGKKEDIDAINKKLGFQDPQPGDRDGHSPHLLLGNEATGQWLRNNALDNPRFLAIMIGDWMNSWQSKQENRMTSGKTYAEAPAIKFDDQGKYVFFTQCAACHTIGGGESIGPDLRGLTKIRDPKWLKLIVQTPETLLDQGDPLAAALLKKYGGVRMPNLHFDAETTDLLISYMERQSAAVNAKDAAAGTAANK; translated from the coding sequence ATGCGACCGAAAAATTGGGCAAGCCTTGCCGGCGTGGCCGCCGTGATTCTTGCGGCTGCGATCTTAATGTCTGTTGGACCCGCCCCGGCAGCCGCTCAATCGCACTGGGGAGCCAATTATTTTCCCAACGTTGAGCTGACCGACCAGAACGGCAACGTCCATCATTTTTATGACGATCTGCTCAAGGGCAAGATCGTGGTCATTGAACAGTTCTATACGCACTGCGTTGACATCTGTCCGCTGGAGACCGCACGCCTGGCCCAGGTGCAGAAAATGCTGGGCGACCGCGTGGGCCAAGACATCTTTTTTTATTCCATCAGCATTGATCCTAAGCGGGACACTCCGGAAGTAATGAAGGACTATGCGGAGAAGTATCACGCCGGCCCCGGCTGGCTGTTCCTGACCGGCAAGAAGGAAGACATTGACGCAATCAACAAGAAGCTTGGATTTCAAGACCCGCAACCGGGCGACCGCGACGGCCACTCGCCTCACCTGCTACTGGGGAATGAGGCCACTGGGCAGTGGCTGCGCAACAACGCCCTGGATAACCCGCGCTTTCTGGCCATCATGATTGGCGACTGGATGAACAGCTGGCAAAGCAAACAAGAAAACCGAATGACTTCCGGCAAGACCTATGCCGAGGCACCCGCAATCAAATTCGACGACCAGGGCAAGTATGTGTTCTTCACCCAATGCGCGGCTTGCCACACCATTGGAGGGGGCGAATCCATCGGCCCGGATTTGCGCGGCCTGACCAAAATCCGCGACCCGAAATGGCTCAAGCTCATTGTCCAAACCCCGGAGACGCTGCTGGACCAGGGCGATCCGCTAGCTGCCGCTCTGCTCAAGAAGTACGGCGGCGTACGAATGCCCAATCTGCATTTCGATGCCGAGACCACCGACCTCTTGATCAGCTATATGGAAAGGCAGTCCGCTGCAGTCAACGCGAAGGACGCAGCCGCAGGCACGGCCGCAAACAAGTAG
- a CDS encoding TetR/AcrR family transcriptional regulator — protein MPRTADRKLEDRILRAAQRLWRSHGEKALTLRAVAREAATTTTTVYKRFRNKEALRFAVAERVYKQITLRVTSATRTKHVYRRYLDFAERHPWEYRLLFGPVWTEILGPGRPRSIKTWLLDRLAAQYGGKPKQYQRVYYALFFAAHGAAALLAATPHSRANRETRRQCLAVCDALVKNIKLLRRPN, from the coding sequence ATGCCTCGTACTGCTGACCGGAAACTGGAAGACCGCATCCTGCGGGCGGCCCAGCGGCTATGGCGCTCCCACGGGGAAAAGGCTTTGACTCTGCGCGCGGTCGCGCGCGAGGCGGCCACCACCACCACCACGGTTTACAAGCGGTTCCGCAACAAAGAAGCCTTGCGTTTTGCCGTGGCCGAGAGGGTCTACAAGCAGATCACTTTGCGAGTCACCAGCGCCACGCGCACTAAACATGTCTACCGCCGCTATCTCGACTTCGCCGAGCGCCATCCCTGGGAATACCGGTTGCTCTTCGGGCCGGTTTGGACGGAGATTCTTGGGCCGGGACGTCCCCGGTCCATCAAGACATGGCTGCTGGACCGGTTGGCCGCTCAGTATGGCGGCAAGCCGAAGCAATACCAGAGGGTCTATTACGCGCTGTTCTTTGCCGCGCATGGCGCAGCCGCGCTGCTCGCAGCTACGCCTCACAGCCGCGCCAATCGCGAGACCCGCAGGCAATGCCTGGCGGTGTGCGACGCGCTGGTCAAGAACATCAAATTGCTGCGCCGCCCGAACTGA